The following nucleotide sequence is from Futiania mangrovi.
CCACGCGGCTCATGGCCACAGCGAGTTGCGCAGGCGCCTCTTCCGCAGCGAGCGTGCCTTCGACCGCCACGCCGAGGAACTGCGCCAGCGTCGCATAAAGTCCGTGCGCCGCCTTCAGCGCCGCGCCATGTCCCTGCAACAGCCGCGACTCCTCCAGCCGGCTCAGGGCATCTGCGCTCTCCGTCGTCAGCAGGTCTGGCCGGTCCGGGGCGTGGACCAGTTGCAGGGCCTGCCAGATGAACTCCACATCGACCTGGCCACCCGCTGAGAGCTTGATGTCGAACACGCCGGAGGGCGGCCGCTCCGCGGCAAGCTTCTCCCGCATCTCGCGCACGTCGGCGCAGGTCGAGGCCGCGTCGCGCGGCGCGCACAGCGCCTCCCGGATGGCGGCGTTCACGCGCGCGGCAAATGCATCCGGCGCGGCGATCACCCGCGCCCGCGTCAGCGCGAGCTTTTCCCACGTCCAGGAGGATTCCTCGTGATAGCGCGCGAACGCCGACAATTGCGTCGCCAGCGGTCCCGCCCGGCCCGACGGGCGCAGCCGCATGTCCACCTCGTAAAGCTCTCCCTCCGCGGTGGGCACCGTCAGCGCGCTCACCAGCCGCTGGCCCAGCCGCGCGTAATACTGCTCCCTGGACAAGGGGCTGCCGCCGTCGGACTCCTCCCCCGCCTCCTGATCGTAGATGAAGATCAGGTCCAGGTCGGAGGTCGCGGTCATTTCGCGCCCCCCGCACTTGCCCAGCGCAACCACCGCGAACGCTCCGCCCGGAACGCGGCCGTGGCGCCGTGCCATCTCGTCCTCCACGGCGCGCAGCGTGACCCTTACCGCCGCCTCCGCAAGGTCGGCGAACGCATGGCCTGCCTCGCCCGCGTGCAGCACGCCGCGCAGCACCAGCACGCCCAGCCGGAACCGCTCCTCCTTGACCACGCGGCGGATCGCATCCAGCGCCCCTTCGAAGCCCTCCGCCGTCTCGACCGCGCCCGCAAGATGGTCCTGCATGGCCGCAAGGTCCCGCGGGCCGGAGAAGAATCCTGGATCCAGCACGGCCTCCAGCACGGCATGATTGCGGGCGAGATACTCGCCGAGGCGCGGCGCCATGCCCAGCACCTCCACGAGAAGCTCGAGCAGCGCGGGGTTCGAGCGCAGCAGCGCGAACACCTGCACCCCGCCAGGAAGACCCGACAGGAAGCGGTCGAAGCGAACCATCGCCTGGTCGGGATCGGCGGTACGGCCCATGGTCTCGATCAGGACGGGAACGAGGTGCGTCAGGATCTCCCGCGCCCTGGCGGTTCGCGTCGCCGGTATCCTGCCATGGTGCCACCCGCGGATCGTGCGGGAAACCGTCTCGGGCGCACGAAACCCCTTCTTGCGCAGGGTTTCCAGGGTTTCCGGATCCTCGTCGGTGCCGGTGAAGACAAGGCTGCCCTCTTCCGACGACAGCTCGGGCGCGTCGTCGAACAACCCGGCATAATGGCGGCTCACGCGGGTCAGATGGGCCAGCAGGTCGCTCTCGAAGCTTTCCCGGTCGGCATAGCCCATGAGCGCGGCAAGACACGCCCGGCCCTCTTCGTCCTCCGGCACACGATGCGTCTGCTCGTCGTTCATCATCTGGATGCGGTGTTCGACCGCGCGCAGATGGACATAGCTTGCAGCCAGAGCGTCGCGCGTCTCCGGCGTGACCCAGCCCAGGTCCGTCAGCGCATCGAGACCGCCCAGCGTGGTGCGCTGCCGCAATTCCTTGACCCGGCCGCCGCCGATCAGTTGCTGCGTCTGCACGAAAAACTCGATCTCTCGGATGCCGCCCCGCCCCAGCTTCACGTCATGCCCGGCGACCGCCAGCGTGCCGTGGCCATAATGCGAATGGATCTGGCGCTTGATCGACTTGATGTCCTCGACCGCGTAGAAGTCGAGGCTCCGGCGCCAAACGAAGGGTCGCACAAGGTCCAGGAACGCGGCGCCCGCCTCCAGGTCTCCGGCGATCGGCCGCGCCTTGATCAGCGCCATCCGCTCCCAGTTCTGGCCGAGCGTCTCGTAATAATGCTCCGCCGCGGGGACCGTGATGACCGGTGGCGTCGCGCCCGCGTCGGGGCGCAGGCGCAAGTCCGTGCGGAAGACGTACCCGTCGCCGGTCCGTTCCGACAACACCTTCACCAGCGACTGGGAGAGCCGGATCATCGCGGCCTTCACCTCGCCCACCGTATCCGCCGGCCAGCGCTCGGGGTCGAGGAAAAGCACCAGGTCGATGTCGCTCGAATAGTTCAGCTCGCCCGCGCCCAGCTTGCCCATGCCAAGCACGATCAGGCCGCATGTTTCCGCCGTTACGGGGTCGGGCCGCTCGGGAAGCTTGCCGCGCCGCACAAGGTCCGCGATCAGCACCGCAACGCCTGCCTGGACGCACGCATCCGCCAGCCGGGACAGTGCGCCCGTGACCTGGGCAACGTCCCAGAAACCGAACACGTCCGCCCGGGCGATCAGGATGGCGGCGCGTCGCCGCGCCTCCCGCAGCACGGGCATCAGGGACGCTGCATCTGCACCGCTTGCGGCCGCAGCCGCATGGACACCGGACAGGATCTCCTCGAAGAGCGCGTCGGGCTCCCGGGTCCAGAGGGCAGGCAGCCAGCTGGCCTCCCGCACCATCTCCCGGGCAAGAAACGCACTGCCCCCGGCGAGGACCTCGACCTGTTCCCAGCACGCGTCGCCGAGCGAGCTGTCGTCGCCGAGGCGTGCTGTCATGTCCTGGCGCGCGCGGCCCGCCCGGTCCGCGTCATGGACCCGCGGGCGCCCGCGCTGCACCGGGTGCCCGTCAGCCACGCAGCTCTCCACCTACTCTGCCGGATGCGGCCCCGTCACGCCGGCTCCCTTTCCGGCAGCCGTCTTGCCAGACGAGAAGCGGCGCGCTGCAGGCGCCGACTCCGTACCCACTTCCTTCGCAACGATGTTGCGCAGGATGACGGACATCACGATCAGAACCAGGTAACCGTCGTAATAGGCCATGCTGAGCGCGGCGCCGCCGACCGCGAAGCCAACCATGGAGATCTGCATCGTTCGTGCGAAATCCTGTGCCCACAGCAGATCGACCCGGTCCCTCGTTTGCCTGATAA
It contains:
- a CDS encoding bifunctional [glutamine synthetase] adenylyltransferase/[glutamine synthetase]-adenylyl-L-tyrosine phosphorylase, with the protein product MADGHPVQRGRPRVHDADRAGRARQDMTARLGDDSSLGDACWEQVEVLAGGSAFLAREMVREASWLPALWTREPDALFEEILSGVHAAAAASGADAASLMPVLREARRRAAILIARADVFGFWDVAQVTGALSRLADACVQAGVAVLIADLVRRGKLPERPDPVTAETCGLIVLGMGKLGAGELNYSSDIDLVLFLDPERWPADTVGEVKAAMIRLSQSLVKVLSERTGDGYVFRTDLRLRPDAGATPPVITVPAAEHYYETLGQNWERMALIKARPIAGDLEAGAAFLDLVRPFVWRRSLDFYAVEDIKSIKRQIHSHYGHGTLAVAGHDVKLGRGGIREIEFFVQTQQLIGGGRVKELRQRTTLGGLDALTDLGWVTPETRDALAASYVHLRAVEHRIQMMNDEQTHRVPEDEEGRACLAALMGYADRESFESDLLAHLTRVSRHYAGLFDDAPELSSEEGSLVFTGTDEDPETLETLRKKGFRAPETVSRTIRGWHHGRIPATRTARAREILTHLVPVLIETMGRTADPDQAMVRFDRFLSGLPGGVQVFALLRSNPALLELLVEVLGMAPRLGEYLARNHAVLEAVLDPGFFSGPRDLAAMQDHLAGAVETAEGFEGALDAIRRVVKEERFRLGVLVLRGVLHAGEAGHAFADLAEAAVRVTLRAVEDEMARRHGRVPGGAFAVVALGKCGGREMTATSDLDLIFIYDQEAGEESDGGSPLSREQYYARLGQRLVSALTVPTAEGELYEVDMRLRPSGRAGPLATQLSAFARYHEESSWTWEKLALTRARVIAAPDAFAARVNAAIREALCAPRDAASTCADVREMREKLAAERPPSGVFDIKLSAGGQVDVEFIWQALQLVHAPDRPDLLTTESADALSRLEESRLLQGHGAALKAAHGLYATLAQFLGVAVEGTLAAEEAPAQLAVAMSRVVGVADLDTLGARLDEARTEVRAAYRALLGGDATE